The following are encoded in a window of Pseudomonas sp. St316 genomic DNA:
- the glgA gene encoding glycogen synthase GlgA, which translates to MISAALEPQQVRSQLPPAAESPTAPVLATGGKALLPVVRQNPNRKKVLFVTSEIADLVKTGGLGDVSSALPRAMAGLHDVRVLIPGYPQVMNSGNPIHIIGELGGHAALPPCKIGRMDMADGLVIYVLICPELFAREGSPYGANNGRDWPDNHIRFARLGLAAADIAANLAQIHWCPDLVHAHDWPAGLAPAYMHWRGQRTPTLFTIHNLAYQGVVSLASCPELGIPEHALQQEGMEFYGKLSFLKAGMAYSSHITTVSATYAQEITTPAFGCGLDGFLAAKTHQGLLSGIPNGIDESWDSATDTHLFRQFAMGDWEGKAVNASHVRELFGLDDSTGPLFAVVSRLVYQKGLDLTEAVAEFIVESGGQIAIIGRGEPEEEQAMRELALRFPGRIGVRIGFNETDARRMFAGSDFLLMPSRYEPCGLSQMYAQRFGSLPVARNTGGLADTIEDGITGFLFDESTVESYKQALSRAFKVFEFPDLLNAMRCRAMSAPFNWCKAVEPYAELYEQLVAKSLGKSARQ; encoded by the coding sequence ATGATCAGTGCTGCCTTGGAACCACAACAAGTCCGTTCTCAATTACCGCCGGCGGCCGAATCGCCAACGGCTCCGGTGCTGGCCACCGGCGGCAAGGCACTGCTCCCCGTCGTTCGACAGAATCCCAACCGCAAGAAAGTATTGTTCGTTACCTCGGAAATCGCCGACCTGGTAAAGACCGGCGGCCTGGGCGATGTCTCCTCCGCACTGCCCCGGGCCATGGCCGGGCTGCATGATGTCCGGGTGCTGATCCCCGGTTATCCGCAAGTGATGAACAGCGGCAATCCGATCCACATTATCGGCGAACTGGGCGGCCACGCAGCGCTGCCGCCCTGCAAGATCGGGCGCATGGACATGGCCGACGGCCTGGTGATCTACGTCCTGATCTGCCCGGAACTGTTTGCCCGCGAAGGCTCCCCCTACGGTGCCAACAACGGTCGCGACTGGCCCGACAACCACATTCGCTTCGCCCGCCTGGGCCTGGCCGCGGCCGACATCGCCGCCAACCTCGCGCAGATCCACTGGTGCCCGGACCTGGTCCACGCCCACGACTGGCCAGCTGGGCTGGCGCCGGCCTATATGCACTGGCGCGGGCAACGCACCCCGACCCTGTTTACCATTCACAACCTGGCCTACCAGGGCGTCGTCAGCTTGGCGTCCTGCCCGGAGCTGGGTATCCCCGAACACGCCCTGCAACAAGAAGGCATGGAGTTCTACGGCAAACTGTCGTTCCTCAAGGCCGGGATGGCCTACTCCAGCCATATCACCACCGTCAGCGCCACCTACGCCCAGGAGATCACCACCCCGGCGTTTGGCTGCGGGCTCGACGGTTTCCTCGCTGCCAAGACCCACCAGGGTTTGCTCAGCGGCATTCCCAACGGTATCGATGAAAGCTGGGACTCGGCCACCGACACCCACCTGTTCCGTCAGTTCGCCATGGGCGACTGGGAAGGCAAGGCGGTCAATGCGTCCCATGTGCGTGAGCTGTTTGGCCTCGACGACTCCACTGGCCCGCTGTTCGCCGTAGTTTCGCGCCTGGTCTACCAGAAAGGCCTGGACCTGACCGAAGCGGTCGCCGAGTTTATCGTCGAGTCCGGCGGCCAGATCGCCATCATCGGCCGTGGCGAACCGGAGGAAGAACAGGCCATGCGTGAACTGGCGCTGCGCTTCCCCGGACGCATCGGCGTACGTATCGGCTTCAACGAAACCGATGCGCGGCGGATGTTCGCCGGCAGCGATTTCCTGCTGATGCCGTCGCGCTACGAGCCCTGCGGCTTGAGCCAGATGTACGCCCAGCGCTTCGGCTCACTGCCGGTGGCGCGCAATACCGGAGGCCTGGCGGACACCATCGAAGACGGCATCACCGGTTTTCTGTTCGATGAGTCCACCGTGGAAAGCTACAAACAGGCCTTGAGCCGGGCCTTCAAGGTCTTCGAGTTCCCCGATCTGCTCAACGCCATGCGCTGCCGGGCCATGTCGGCGCCGTTCAACTGGTGCAAGGCCGTGGAACCCTACGCCGAGCTTTACGAACAGCTGGTGGCTAAGTCACTGGGAAAATCGGCCAGACAATGA
- the treZ gene encoding malto-oligosyltrehalose trehalohydrolase: protein MTSRTPDTWTHGAVMLDDEHTRFALWAPDAFFVSVELDTGDSIPLLPQADGWFMIQTRCPAGTRYRYNIDGELEVPDPASRAQAGDIDRHSVVVNPHAYSWRHTQWSGRPWHEAVIYELHVGALGGFDGVEQHLARLAGLGVTAIELMPLAQFPGDRNWGYDGVLPYAPQASYGTPEQLKHLIDSAHGHGLSVILDVVYNHFGPDGNYLHRYAKGFFREDKHTPWGAAIDFRRREVRDFFIDNALMWLLEYRFDGLRLDAVHAIEDPDFLQELAARVREQVDPIRHVWLTVENEHNQASLLEHGYDAQWNDDGHNALHVLLTGETDAYYADYAEQPTEQLARCLSQGFVFQGHLNRHGEARGEPSGHLPPSAFVLFLQNHDQIGNRALGERLHQLAAPQALQAATVLLLLSPMIPLLFMGDEVTAEQPFLFFTSHHGELAERVREGRRNEFKAFSAFADPQKRERIPDPNAASTFEASRPSPEAQGPEQQANEALYRHLLKIRREEIVPRLPGAQALGTDVLGHGAISARWRLGDGCVLRIDFNLGDQPVEHDAPQEARILFEHPQQVMGLLQQGVLAPYSALVSLTQATTLPNITGERL from the coding sequence ATGACGTCAAGGACGCCTGATACATGGACCCACGGGGCGGTCATGCTGGATGACGAGCACACCCGCTTCGCCCTCTGGGCCCCGGATGCATTTTTTGTCAGTGTCGAGCTCGACACTGGAGATTCAATACCGCTACTGCCCCAAGCCGACGGCTGGTTCATGATCCAGACCCGTTGCCCCGCCGGCACCCGCTACCGCTACAACATCGATGGCGAGCTGGAGGTGCCGGACCCGGCCTCGCGCGCCCAGGCCGGCGACATCGACCGCCACAGCGTGGTGGTCAACCCGCATGCCTATTCATGGCGACACACCCAATGGTCCGGCCGCCCCTGGCACGAAGCCGTCATCTACGAGTTGCACGTGGGCGCCCTGGGCGGTTTCGATGGCGTCGAACAGCATTTGGCACGCCTGGCCGGGTTGGGCGTCACCGCCATCGAGCTGATGCCATTGGCGCAGTTTCCCGGTGATCGCAACTGGGGCTACGACGGCGTCCTGCCTTACGCACCCCAGGCCTCCTACGGCACGCCCGAACAGCTCAAGCATCTGATCGACAGCGCCCACGGCCATGGGCTGTCCGTCATTCTCGATGTGGTCTACAACCACTTCGGCCCCGATGGCAACTACCTGCATCGTTATGCCAAGGGCTTCTTCCGTGAAGACAAGCACACGCCCTGGGGCGCGGCGATTGATTTCCGACGCCGCGAAGTGCGGGACTTCTTCATCGACAATGCGCTCATGTGGCTGCTGGAGTACCGTTTCGACGGCCTGCGCCTGGACGCGGTACACGCCATCGAAGACCCGGACTTTCTCCAGGAACTGGCGGCCAGGGTGCGCGAGCAAGTGGACCCGATCCGGCATGTCTGGCTGACCGTGGAGAACGAACACAACCAGGCCAGCCTGCTGGAACACGGCTACGACGCCCAGTGGAACGACGACGGGCACAATGCCCTGCACGTGCTGCTGACCGGTGAGACCGACGCCTACTACGCCGACTATGCCGAGCAGCCGACCGAACAACTGGCCCGTTGCCTGAGCCAGGGTTTTGTCTTCCAGGGGCATCTCAATCGCCATGGCGAAGCCCGGGGCGAACCCAGTGGTCACCTGCCGCCGAGCGCGTTCGTGCTGTTCCTGCAGAACCATGACCAGATCGGCAACCGTGCCTTGGGTGAACGCCTGCATCAACTCGCCGCCCCCCAGGCCCTGCAGGCAGCGACCGTCTTGTTGCTGCTATCACCGATGATCCCCCTGCTGTTCATGGGCGATGAGGTGACAGCCGAACAACCGTTCCTGTTCTTTACCAGCCACCACGGCGAGCTGGCAGAGCGGGTGCGCGAAGGCCGACGCAACGAGTTCAAGGCCTTCAGTGCCTTTGCCGATCCGCAGAAGCGCGAGCGAATTCCAGACCCCAACGCCGCCAGCACCTTCGAGGCTTCACGCCCAAGCCCGGAAGCGCAAGGCCCGGAGCAGCAGGCCAACGAGGCGCTGTATCGGCATCTGCTGAAAATCCGCCGTGAAGAGATCGTCCCGCGCCTGCCCGGTGCCCAGGCCCTGGGTACCGATGTGCTGGGCCATGGCGCCATCAGCGCACGCTGGCGGTTGGGCGATGGCTGCGTGTTGCGCATCGACTTCAACCTCGGCGATCAGCCCGTTGAACACGACGCCCCGCAAGAGGCCCGCATTCTTTTCGAACATCCGCAGCAGGTCATGGGTCTGTTGCAACAGGGCGTCCTTGCGCCCTACAGCGCGCTGGTCAGCCTGACGCAGGCGACAACCTTGCCCAACATCACTGGAGAGCGCCTATGA
- the malQ gene encoding 4-alpha-glucanotransferase, whose protein sequence is MSDAQLEILASRAGLAVDWIDANGRAQKVSPAVLRSVLTGLGHPAGSAQEIDASLLQLQEAQHNHQLPPLLTADVGVSLDLSRYFDAGTPCEIKLEDGATLNLNLDAEAKLPGMVAVGYQHISIQDQHFTLAVAPARCYSVADAVDDPTPRAWGLSAQLYALRRPGDGGFGDTQALEELARVAGERGAEAVAISPMHAMFSSDTGRYSPYSPSSRLFFNSLYAAPGTILGERALRTAIDATGLTNQLRTLEEQPLIDWPVAAQAKQKILRALYDGFSQGEHPLHEDFSSFRHTSGEALENHCRFEALQAERAARGESLDWRHWPEEWRDPRSPALAHFAEENADEIGFYAFCQWLIARCLERAQSAARSSGMGIGLIADLAVGADGGGSQAWSRQDELLASLTVGAPPDILNRSGQGWGISAFSPEGLVRNGFRAFIEMLRANFAHAGGLRIDHVMGLQRLWVIPNDAPPSDGAYLYYPVDDLLRLLALESYRHQAIVLGEDLGTVPDGLRDKLVARSILGMRVLLFEQDNTHFKPILDWPDNALATTSTHDLPTLNGWWHGHDIDWNARLDLIDSHTEMDWRKHREREREGLRQVLNQDPQNFREEHRETDQVLDASVRFLGHTRAPLVLLPLEDALGIEEQANLPGTIDTHPNWRRRLAGQSQALLDHPDAARRLEILACARLQANERDR, encoded by the coding sequence ATGAGCGATGCGCAACTGGAAATCCTTGCCAGCCGAGCGGGCCTGGCGGTGGATTGGATCGATGCCAATGGCCGGGCCCAGAAAGTCTCGCCGGCGGTCTTGCGTTCGGTCCTCACCGGCCTGGGCCACCCAGCCGGCAGCGCCCAGGAAATCGACGCCAGCCTGCTGCAGTTGCAGGAAGCTCAACACAACCATCAATTGCCACCGCTGCTCACCGCCGACGTCGGGGTCAGCCTGGATTTGAGCCGCTACTTCGATGCCGGGACACCCTGCGAAATCAAACTCGAAGATGGCGCGACACTGAACCTGAACCTCGATGCCGAAGCCAAGCTGCCAGGGATGGTTGCGGTGGGTTATCAGCACATCAGCATCCAGGACCAGCATTTCACCCTGGCGGTCGCGCCGGCCCGTTGCTACAGCGTGGCCGATGCGGTGGACGACCCGACGCCACGGGCCTGGGGCCTGAGCGCGCAACTGTACGCCCTCAGGCGTCCCGGCGACGGTGGCTTCGGTGACACCCAAGCCTTGGAGGAACTGGCGCGGGTGGCCGGCGAGCGCGGCGCCGAGGCCGTTGCCATCAGCCCGATGCACGCCATGTTCAGCAGCGACACCGGGCGCTACAGCCCCTACTCACCGTCGAGCCGACTGTTCTTCAACAGCCTGTACGCCGCGCCGGGCACCATCCTCGGTGAACGTGCGCTGCGCACCGCCATCGACGCCACCGGCTTGACCAATCAACTGCGCACCCTGGAAGAGCAACCGCTGATCGACTGGCCGGTCGCCGCCCAGGCCAAACAGAAAATCCTGCGTGCCCTGTACGACGGCTTCAGCCAGGGTGAGCATCCGCTGCATGAAGACTTCAGCAGTTTCCGCCACACCAGCGGCGAGGCCCTGGAAAACCATTGCCGCTTCGAGGCCTTGCAGGCCGAACGTGCGGCCCGGGGTGAAAGCCTCGACTGGCGCCACTGGCCGGAAGAATGGCGTGACCCGCGCAGCCCCGCCCTGGCCCATTTCGCCGAGGAAAATGCCGATGAGATCGGCTTCTACGCTTTTTGCCAATGGTTGATCGCCCGCTGCCTGGAACGCGCCCAGAGTGCAGCCAGATCCAGCGGCATGGGCATTGGCCTGATCGCCGACCTGGCGGTGGGCGCCGATGGCGGCGGCAGCCAGGCCTGGAGCCGGCAGGACGAATTGCTGGCTTCGCTGACCGTGGGCGCGCCGCCGGACATTCTCAACCGCTCCGGCCAAGGTTGGGGGATTTCCGCGTTTTCCCCGGAAGGCCTGGTGCGTAACGGCTTTCGCGCCTTCATTGAAATGTTGCGGGCCAACTTCGCCCATGCCGGCGGCTTGCGCATCGATCATGTCATGGGCTTGCAACGGCTCTGGGTGATCCCTAACGACGCCCCCCCCAGCGATGGCGCCTACCTGTATTACCCAGTGGACGACCTGCTGCGCCTGTTGGCGCTGGAATCCTATCGGCATCAGGCTATCGTGCTCGGCGAAGACCTCGGTACCGTGCCCGACGGCCTGCGGGACAAACTCGTTGCCCGCTCGATCCTGGGCATGCGCGTGCTGTTGTTCGAACAGGACAACACCCACTTCAAGCCCATTCTCGACTGGCCGGACAATGCCCTGGCCACCACCAGCACCCATGATTTGCCGACGCTCAATGGCTGGTGGCACGGTCACGACATCGACTGGAACGCCCGGCTGGACCTGATCGATTCCCACACCGAAATGGACTGGCGCAAACACCGCGAACGCGAACGTGAAGGCCTGCGCCAGGTGCTGAACCAGGATCCGCAGAACTTTCGCGAAGAACACCGCGAGACCGACCAGGTCCTCGATGCCAGCGTACGTTTTCTCGGCCACACCCGCGCGCCGCTGGTGCTGCTGCCACTCGAAGACGCCCTGGGCATCGAGGAGCAAGCAAATCTGCCGGGCACCATCGACACCCACCCCAATTGGCGTCGCCGCCTGGCCGGGCAAAGCCAGGCGTTGCTCGATCATCCGGACGCAGCCCGGCGCCTGGAAATACTTGCCTGTGCCAGGCTTCAGGCGAACGAGCGTGACCGATGA